In Pangasianodon hypophthalmus isolate fPanHyp1 chromosome 1, fPanHyp1.pri, whole genome shotgun sequence, the genomic window CTTTGATCCTTTGCCCAAGTTGGCTtgctttaaatcttttttaccTCTCATTGGCATGGAGCGTGAGAGCCATAGGTAGACGAGAAGCAAGAAGAcaagggaaaaagagagatgcTGGTGTCATTAGAGGGTAGAAGCATGCTTTTCCTTCATGTTTATAAATCAAAAAGCTCCATTTTGGTTTCCTGACTACTAAAATGAAGAGGACTTGCCTCTGGGTCTCTTCACGGAACATTGCCTATTCCTGTGCATGTTATCCATGTAAGGGCATACGCATGCACTGGGATAATTGCAGGGGTTTTAGCCCATTAGTGCTTTTCCTCTTGGTGCCATTTCCATCAGGAAGCATGAAAGATTCCTCGGTCCAGTTGTACTTGGAGATTATCCATCAACCAGGCACTCCAAACGAGCAACCCACCCAGTTGGCTCGGTTATCTGATTCGCAAATGTTCTTCCATTCAAATAGAGGCCATGTCGGTCATTTAAGCatcaagttcaaatcccaggcacaatgaaatgtatttattctagAAAACTAGTGACTGATGATGTTAATGTAGGTTTTAGATTCCCTTACAAAAtgtaatgcatttataatataccatttatttgttttaaacacactgagaagtttttcccttttttttattttgcaggcACATGAAGATTCATGATAAAGATCCTTCCCTTTCTAGCCCCACCAGCCCTCCATCGTCCGGTAAAAGGAAACGCCCTTCTGCTGTTATTTCCAAGAAGAAACCCAGCCATAGTGACGATGGAGAACAAGCTGATGAGCCATCCAGTAAAAGGGTTAGATTTGTGGCTGTTATATGCAGTTTGATTTTTGCCATGTTTTAATTGGTTTATACTTGTTAAACATCCTGGATATATTCTTAGTCAATTGACTAAGGATAAATTgattctgctgtttttattaggaTATAAAAAGCTCAAGCAGCTCCTTAATTCTTATTTAAGAGGTTTATACATATGGATTATGTCTGGATATAGATGCCTAAAAATCTGTGTAATATACATAATGGATAACTCATTACATACCTACCACCTATACCTCCCAACATCAACTGCTCTGTCCTTGCTGTAGCAGCTTTTAGAAGATGGTGGAGTGGATGATCAGACAGTGGGCAAAGGGCCGGAGGAGCAGCTGCCATGCCCCATCTGCTTCAAGACACTCAGCTCCAAATATGAACTGGAAACTCATATGGAAACCCATCCTGACACTGCACTCAGGTTCGAACAGCGCCTGTACACAagaaaaatattctgttttccCAACTATATGCACGCATACAGAATATACAGCTACACCTGGATTACACTCAACTtcaaaagttgtaaatgacaaTGAAAAGTTTAACTTGCTGCTTATTTTGGTGCTTGGATTATGGCAATTTTTCACTGATTTCGATAGAACGTATATATCATTACGGTCAGGAAAGACTGCTGTGTCTTTTAACATGTGAGCTGTGTTGATAGAGGACAATAGAGGATGGAGGTTTAGGCAGAACTGCAGCAGTTGCTGGGAGATTATGGAGGCATTCTTTATGCTGAAATGGTCATAATTTAACACATACGAGCAGAGCGACCTCTTGCATACCAATTGGGGTGTTGTTTCACTGGCCTGCCTATAGGTTGATTCCTATAATTGCTGAAGTTTTCCccataattaaatttaatttaattttaaggaCTTCTGATGTCCTGTTTGTGAATtctaaattgaattaaaatgaagcaaaatgcCATATTTCGAGGAGTAACTTGAATGGAGAAGGGTCATACCTGAGTTGCTTCTAATGGTGTTTGTACATTCTCAGTCAGAAGAAGTTTAAAGGATTCATCCCTTCCCCCAGTTTGGCCCCTAGGCACCAGAGTAGGGAGTGGTGttgagaagagagagggaggaaatcGGGGAGGAGAGAGGAAGGAGGGGGGAAAGTACCATcgaggttgtgtgtgtgcgtggtgagGGGATTTAATGAGTCACAGAAGTAGACTTCAGGACGCAGTCGGCTGGACCTCTCTGTTGGGGGGTGGGGATGAGTATCCTTGGAGACATCACAGTCCAGAGACTCTAGCCCTAAAACCCACTCATGCAATGACCAACTTCCCTGAACACAAGTTAATGGGTAGCTTCATGGAGCTGGTTCATTCTGAGGTGAGCCTGCCTGGATTCATTTTCACAGCACAGTTATTGTATGGAAGTAGAGCAAATTTAGCACTAATCCTGTGTAATCACTAGAGCTAAGAGAGCTAGTTAAGAGGATCTAGGCTGCAGTGAATCGGGTGCTTAATACGGCTGAGTGTAGACCACAAGCATGCAAATACAGGGATGCTCACATGATGTGGACTTGTCATCTGTCCCTCCCAGTTGCACACTGTTACACGTCcagtcacacactcagaggCATCCAGTAATAAAGGGAGTTAGCACTTTGGTTATATGAGACTCCCTCTGGGGGGACACAACATAAACAAAATGTCTCAATGATTCATTACACAAAGGGAGAACAGGTTTGGCGGTTAGTTAGCTGTTTTTTTCATGACAAGCACTCACAAAAATGTGCAGCTATGTTAGCTAATTTATAAGCCCTGAAACTATGAAAGCACACCTGCCATGTTGTTGGCCTAGTCacactgtagtgtgttgtgtgtgtgtgtatatgtgtgtgcgcatctgtgtgtgtctgtgtgcgtgcatgtgcttTTAGATAAAGCAGCTTACGGTCACCACAGACACCTCGGGACAGTGGTGAGAGGTGTGGCCGTTGATAAGAGCTGTGTGCAACATCATAGACACTAGCCAGCTGTCTCTCATAGTGCCTGACAAACAGAAATGGAGAACTGCCACAGTTATTGCTGGAGTTATCTATCACCAACCATCATTCATTATATTTGCAGCTCCATTTTTACCCAAATTTTACCCCACATTTTCACTGACATGTTTGCAGTTGTCCATTACAATTTAATAATACTTGATTATAGTGTTTCTAAATCCATCTAAGCATCTGAGTGTTACtcaaaaatcacaaatattggttaaatataattattattttaaatataattagtattatttaCTCATAGGTGTGAGAATTGTTGCATCTCATTTCGCACACATCGAGGTTTGCTCCGTCATAATGCAGTCATCCATAAGCAGCTGCCAACTGACCTCAGTGGACGCCCATTCATTCAGAACAACCCCTCCATACCCCTAGGATTCAATGACCTGGCTTTCATTGACTTCTCCTGCCACAAATTCCCTCACATTGCCCAGGTAATTACCTGCATTTTGCATTCAGCTCCAATTAAATGTAAATCCCAAAGTTTTTATTATGTGGTATTTAAGTCCATGGTGTTGctactgtatttttaattaattatttaattattcaaatcAATAGGTTTGGTGTGAAACCAATCTACGCCGCTGCACCAGCAAGCTTCATCGctttgtgtgtgagacctgtgaCAAAGCTTTCCCTTTAAATGTGGCGTTAGACTTGCACAAGTCCACACATGACACTTCTGAAACCAAGGAAGAGTCTGTTTCCTCTCAGCTTTCCAGTACAGAGTCCCCCATATCTGAGAAAAGTAGCTTCATGGGTTCTCTGGGTTTGCAACACATCTCTCAGGTCAAACCTGTACCCTCAGAGGAGGATGCCTTGCAAGCAGAGCTGGACAGTATCCGTGTAATCCATGTGGAGCCATCATTGGTCCAAAAGGATTCTAGCCTTCTTGGTGGGATTAGCCTGTCTCTGGTGGACCCATCATCTCTCCGGGGTCTGTCCCAGCACGAGGCACTCAAACTCCTTTCTTTACAGCCATTTCAAACTGGTTTTCTTGTCCAGCCAGACGGCGGGATGGTAGTAAAGCCAGTTTGTGGTGAGACTGGAATGGAACTGGCTGACATACAGCAGATCCTCAAAGTGGCTTCTGCTGCCCCCAACCAGATCAGCCTCCCTCCCTTGTCCAAGGCACcatgcagtgcagtgcagtcaAACTGTAAGCAGATGCCCCCACTCAAGCCAAAGCCTCTGGTGGCTCCCAGGACCAATATGACAACCTCCACTCCTCCTCCACTTTTAAGCACCCAGCAGGCATCACTAGGTTGCATCAGCCCCAGTCTACCACCACCTGCTGGCCAGTTCCCGAAGGCTGCCAAGGAACTGTctccatcttcatcttcatcatcttcttcttgcAACCAGGCTCCTAttgaaaaaatgcaaatggaAGCTGATTGCATGGGTGATGCCCACACTCCCATGGACACAGACGACCAACAAATTAAGCAGGCAGAAGACAAGATAAGGGAGCCATCTGGAAAGAAGGGAGCAGGTCGGAAAGGGTCATACCCGTGCCGATTTTGTGACCAGGTATTTGCATATTCAGGAGTACTACAGGCGCACATGCGTTATCATCTGGGTATCTTGCCCCACCAGTGTAATATTTGTGACTATGTTGCTCCTGACAAAGCCACACTGATTCGTCATCTGCGCACTCACAGTGGTGAACGACCTTACGTCTGCCGAGTCTGCCATTACCCATTCACTGTTAAAGCCAACTGTGAACGCCACCTTCGCAAGAAACACATGAAGAACACTCGTAAGGAAATTGAGAAAAATATCAAGTATGTCACCTCATCCACATCGATGTCCGATGCATTAGAACAAACTGGCTCAGGTGACACTATCTGTCGTTTATGTGGTGAGGACCTTAAGACCTACCGAGCACTACAGATCCACATGCGTGTCCACAATGGCTTCCAGAGAAAGCCATATGAGTGTAAACGCTGTGGAGCAGCCTTTCTGGCCAAGCGTAACTGTATCCACCACCTACTGAAACAGCACCCTGAGATTAAAGAGCAGGACATAGAAGAGCATATAGCTACCATCACTGTTGCTCCTTCTCATGCGAGTCCTAAACCTCCTTCACTCAATGGAGTGCCACCAAGTGCTTCACTCTGTCCCATCAAAATGGAGGATCTAAGTTTCTATGCCGCAGATCAGGACCAACCACTGGACTTCTCAAACAAAAACCGGGGCGGTAACAATGCTGGAAACTTCAGTGCTTCCCCTAGAATCAAGATGGAGTCTGCCACTTACGATGATTCCATGGAGCCCATTGATCTCTCTATTCCCAAGAATCCAGATAAAAAGATGAAGGTAAATACTGATGCAGTGTTGCAAAGAGAAGTGAAAAAGGAACAGACATCCCTTAACATAATGGATCACACACTTGCCCCAGGCCTGCAAATACATAGAGCCACTGATGAAAAACCACAGCAGCTTGGGTGCTACCAGCTTCCCACTGCTTTGACCACCATCGGTGCAACCAGTGCAGCAGGTCGTGCCTTGCGGCTAAAGCCCCTGCTACCTAAACCGAATTCTGCTGGTGTGAAGGAGCTCCCACCACTGGCCTCCATTGCCCAGATTATCTCCTCTGTCTCTGGTGCCCCCGACCTCCTGAAACGAGACAACCCCAACGGCTGTCATGAGTCTGTCTCAGACACCTCAGCTGAGGAGTTTCTCAAAGAGGGATCCAAAAGGAGAAGCAATAAAAGGCAAGCCATCAACACAGCTAAGGAAAAGCCTGCAATGAATTCAACAGACCCTAATATTGACCTCGAGTCCAGTGGGGAGTTTGCCAGTGTGGAGAAGATGCTGGCCACCAGTAATGCCAATAAATTTAGCACCTACTTAAAAACCAACATAATGGAGCTAGAAAGGAAAGAGGGAGAACAATCGTGCAATGGTGAcaagaaagaagcaaaagatGAAAAACAGATGCAAACCAAGCAGACCTCACAGCCCCAGCAGTCCAAAGGGAAAAAGAATGCATACTCAAACTCTGTGCAAAAAATGACTTGCCCATTCTGTCCCAGAGTCTTTCCATGGGCCAGCTCACTCCAGCGCCacatgctgacacacacaggtaacatGCAAATCATCTTATACAAAGGTCTTTGAATGTCTGTATACTTAAATAattttgtagttttaaaaataGTGTGACAGGtaaatttagcttttttttttttttttttttttttttttttttacatctggCATAATTTGACATCAATTCATTGTGCGGTTTAGGTCAAAAGCCATACCCTTGCCCTAAATGCGAAGCCCTGTTCTCAACCAAGTCCAACTGTGAGCGCCATCTTTTGCGCAAGCATGGAGTAACCAATAGAGTCCTTCGGCAAAATGGTGCCATACCTAAAGCCAAGGAGCCAGAGGAATGCTCGCCAGAGAGCGCAGGTTAGGACTGTTATAACTATTATCAAGACCAGTGTGCTGGAAATTATATGCAGTAAAAGAATATGGTTTAAAACTGAGCTAGTCttaaaattttatattgaacaaaattaataatagaAATCAGTGTTAAGCTATATAGAGTAACCTTTAAAGATATTAAGTCACATTTGGAATTAAATGggaacaaaatataaaataggtACAGAACTTAACCTCTTTATTGCCTGTAGACTGCTGACTCAGTCAGAAAGATATGCAGTTTGTGagaatgtgtatttattttctgcagTATTTTGGGGATGCTGGATGTTATATATTACACTTACTTTGGGATAAAGCCAGACTTGTGTACCATAAATGcaagaaaaaatttaattgtacgttaaatgttatgtaatgtCATCACAGACATTGctcatttaattttctttacagGCATAAAAATCTGACCCTAGATTTTATATACTCACACTGGCAAcgtttaatgtaatttaattttgtgttttagaGAGCATGTCAGAAACAGAGCTCACTAGTGGCGAGGCAATGGAGCTGACAAATTCTGAAGCTGAAAAGCCAGCTGCGTCGGATGCTGAGAAACCCTCTCCAGCCAAGCCCACagaggcagctgcagtaaagccTCTCCTCCACCAGGGGGAGCCAGAACACCAAGATGTGCAGGAGTCtttgaaaacaaaaagcacagcTAATGACGATGATACCAACAGCAATAAAAGCCTGGATCTGAACTTTGCTAGCAAATTAATTGACTTTACATTCTCAGAGGGTGAACAACAGAGGTCCTCTCCTGCTGTAGACAGTGATTCACATGAACAGGAAGAGTCCAAGCTGACCTGCAAGAGCTGCAACAAGAGCTTCAGATACGCTGCCACTCTGGCACGACATGAAAAAGTTCATGTTTTAGAAAGTGCAGCCGATGCCACTAACGTGAACTCCAAAGTGGATGACGCAGCAGAGTCTTGTGAACTGAAAAAGGATGATGTAGAAGACGAGGTGGAGAAAGTGGAGCGAAATGGGACGGCAGAAAGTGAAGGAGCAGGCAGTACAATGGACAGTGGCTCTGAGGAGGACAGGGAGGAGAGGAGTGATGAAGAAGGAGGTGCGACTGAACCAAAGAGCTGTGAAGGGGAGGCTGAATTGTCTGGGAGCAAAACTGACAAGAGGAAGAAGATATGCGGGGTGTGTGGTAAACGCTTCTGGAGCCTTCAGGATCTGACGAGACACATGCGCTCTCACACAGGTAAGAACAATTTGAATGAATAAGTGTTAAATTTTTTGATATACAGCATAGATAATACTATGTTGGATGCTTCAACTATCATTTTTCGCTAGGTGAACGGCCCTACAAGTGTCAGACCTGCGAGCGCACATTCACCCTGAAACACAGCCTGGTCAGGCACCAGCGTATACACCAGAAACCCCGTGGTGCAGATGGAGAGATGGGCAGGGCTGGAGAGGAGGAGGGATTCAGCGGGGGCTCGGCTAGTGAGAGGGAATCCACCCCCACCAGCACGAACCCTCCATCTGAAAACGAGAGTGAAAGCATGAAGGAGAAAGAGCGTGAGTCTGCCTCCGCCACAAAAAGGGAGTCGGAACTTAATAAAGAAACGTCTGTCACAGAGAAGGCAGAAACCGTACCAGCTACAGATACACCCAAAGAGCCTCCAGCAGAGGAACTAGCCTCAGATTCACCCACAGAGGTGGAGCATCCAGCCGGATTTCTGAAAGGCCTGTTGGAGATCCATTCCAAGCCTGACATTGAACGCATCCTCCCTACCAGTGAGCCTCCTCTCCTTGGGGTGGAGTGAAGGAGTAACTCCAGTGCGAGTGCCATACAATAAGTTCTTTTGTactgcagaacattttaaacagcaacaaaaagacCATTTACAAGTGCCTTGCTACTTTTTTTGCTATATCTTTATCTACTACCAGATGATTTAGTTGATTTTTAGagtattttataaaaatcttttttgaaAATGCCACattaagcaataaataaatgaacactttAGTATAATGATTTGTATATGATTAAGGGACTGAACAGAGAATGGACAGATGAGGCTGCAAACAAGCTGGCACATGGCTACTGAGACTACTGTGTGACGATTTGTGCATACGAGTGTAACTGGAATATGTACAACTGCGCTTATTTTTCAAAAGGCCGGTTCATGGACTCAAATCCACCTTTCAGCTTTAGTGATAGAAAGGCCTCCAGAATACCTGAAACAGTGAATTGTATTCTGGCTTTTGTATTACATAACAGAGGGTACAGTGAGTTGCAGAGGCTTCAGTCTGGAAGGCAAGGCTGCATTAGGGGTAACCCTCTGATCAATGTGCGACAACTCTCAGAATATAATATCTGGGCAATATTTGCCTATAATAGCATGATTTGTTTTCCAGCTACACTGACCATGTCAGAATCCTGTtttaatctttgttttttttggaagaaagtCAAggacagggtttttttttttactgagggaagcgcagtgtttttttttttgttttttttttttttttaatctaaaggGCTCTAGCTCCAGTATCACctacaaaacacaaacagatcTCAACAGAAAGAGAGTCCTGTGTCCAGGTTAAATGTCTTCCAAAACCTTTCTACTTCAAGCCTTACTTGTGTTTCTCCAGAGGTTTTAGACAGGCCTCCTGCATCCAAATGCTAGTTTTTCTCATTACTTGAAAGCTGTCACCCTGCTGCCTCCTGTCTGGCTACGGCACCAGTTCCAGGACCATCATCCTCCTGAGCATCTCTCCTAGTAGGATATCAGGTCAATCATATGATCACATGTGGAGTTGGGTATTTCTGTACGTTTAACTTTTTTCTCaaatgtgtaaagtgtaaaccTCAGTCTCAAAGTGAACCTCAAAGAGCAGCAAATCGAACTGGTAGAGTAATTACGGCGTTTTCCAGACTAGTCCTCGCTGACTGGACGACTCCCATTTACCACAGTCACCTCTGGTGTTTTACAGGAAACAAAAACCATTTGAATTTGTGGTGTGAGCGCTATGAAACAGAGTATTAATAAGCGAGCATTTCTTTAACAGGTGATGAGCAATCCGGTATTGGATGACGTATTTCCTCACCACAGTGGCCACTGGCACAAGACTAGTGTTGGATGAACTTGAATGAAAAATGCAATCTCTTACTCAGTCTGCGTATTGTATTCCGAGACTCTGTTTCTCCTAATGCCTTTTCCTGGGTTgctatgtgtgagtgtgttgcgTGTGTATCcacgtgtgtatatattttcctGTTGAGAATGCACACGGactgttttaaatgtatttattgtagcCCAGTGTGGgtaaagaagtaaaaatatGGAGAAGCCATGTATTAATTATGCTGCAGagagaaatgtttcagattCAATACTTTAGTAGCCCAGCTGATCTGGGTCTTTTTTCCCCTAGCAATAATCACTATTGATCCAAAGGCTTTATGtagatgtttttatgttttatagacTTTGTGGTctattttgtctcttttttggCTATAATTATTATCACTATTATATCAGTTTGGATGAGAtatgagtttgtttttttctctttgataTACAAGGCATATAAAACTGTGAAATTTATTGTTCTTTTGTTGGGTAAATCTTTAGGGTAGATTTGCATGTTAACCTTTTTATGTTCTATTAAATGGGTATTTTTCTGATCCTTTCTTCTCACACTGTCTTGCTCTCAGGGTTTTTACATGATGCTTATTTGTAATATACTTTCCTGAGTTGCAAATATTCTCCCCAACTCTTGATTTTGGAACAAGTTGAACTGTCAATCACTACTTCTAGCACTTGACTGTGAATTAAAACGAGTGGGGTGGATATACTGAACCTATGCACACCCACATTCCTCTCATCACTTTGCTTATTTTCCATGTATTTTCTGGTTATTTGTTTCTTCCTGGTTCCTTCATGCCCTTTCTCCTTGTTATATGGCAGAAACTAGTAAATGTACAGTCTTCTCCAGTCTTGCCACCTGGCTCTGATTGATATTAAAGGGAGCTTCGCGTCGCTgctacacacaaaaaataattcTACTGGACTTGAACGGAACCAGAATCATCAATAGTATTTTGGTACACTACTCCTGCTCTTCACACGAGTGCTTTGAAATCAGAAATTTAAGCTGTTCTGTATCAAACctttaaagcaataaaattgTATTAATGCAATATGATGTCTAATGTGTCTGCTTTGGTTATAGATAATGCATTTCAGTTTGGTACAGATTCCCCCCCTCTAACAGACCAAAGGCATATCAGGCTCTGGTGGCTTAGTGAGGAAAACTCCTAGGGTGCTGTAACATTACTCTGGCTCCTAATATGCAAAGAAAGGAATTCTATTATACTTCCattgtatttataaaacaaatgaatttacCAAGAGTTGTTCTGCTGGCTGACAGGATCTACATGCATATCATCGGTGTTGAGGTGAAATATGCCAAATTATGTGATAGCACTAGATTCACTACTGGTTTTAGGATCCATTTTCTTTGGTCATTTCTCATTTTCCTGAAAAGTATGTGAATGCACCAGAATGATAACAGCTGTAGCAGTAACAgcatattaaatttaattattaaattaaagctaATATAAACAGACTGTGAAcctcagcattaatacaccacAAGAaacaagattagaaaaaaaaaaaaaaaaatcacctggtctttttccagtcttcaactgtccagtgtgggtgagccagtgcccatgatagcctcagattcctgttcttggctaacaggagtggaaaccaatgtggtcttctgttgttgtaccCCATCCACCTCatggttcgatgttttgtgcatgctgagatgtgtttctgctcaccagttgtaaagagtaattatttgagttgctatagacttcctgttagctcagatcagtctgatctctctcatcaacaaggtgtttcagcctgcagaccctctgtacaacgtttttttttttctttttttcgcACCATTATGTGCAAACTCTAGggactgttctgtgtgaaaatccaatgagatcagtttctgaaatactcaaaccaacccatctggcaccaataaccatgccatggttaaagtcacagagatcatcacacttttccccattctgatgttcgatgtgaacattaactgaaactcttgacatgtatctgtatgagtttatgcattgtgctgctgccacatgattggctgattagataactgcgtgagtgtataggtgttcctaataaagtggacagtgagtgtatttcaGTAAGTTATCATTTAATAATGTTGTAAATTATTTCTGctaattaataacattttagTGATGGATTAAATAAACAGTCAGTGCAGgtgtatttcattaacatttaaataaaggtcaatgtgttaatgtgtgttagcTTATTTTGTTGCTTTGTTAGCTTTACTTACGGCTGAAGTTtatggtttgttcatgttaactaatgcagtaaataatgtttaatgtaaagCATTGCCGTTGTAACTAACTCAAAGTAAATACTGACTCCATAAAATAAGTATTTAGGTGAAAGGATATAATCATACATAAGGTCTCTACATTTTCAGCAGTTCACATTTAAATCATTACTAATGAGACACACAGTTTATGCTTTCTCATGACTACAGTGAGGGTCACTTGTGAATGAAGACGCACTTCTCCTGATTGCTCATCAGTCCATTTCTGCTCCACAGGATATGTCTTAAATAATAATGGTGTGATTTACAGactagggctgggtgatatgatgatataatatcctTATAAATTATGCCATGATACACTTTCCTAAAATATTGTGGGTATAGTGATatctttataactttttttttttcttttcaaaaaaaaaaaaaaaaaaaatacactctgatacctgatttgatatttttctactgttttactatttatttatttatttattgttttaaaaactgattttcTAAACAATttccaatttatttttgtagacattaaataaaagcatcatcacattttttaaaggtttatttttaaatgcaacactactgttgtGCAGATTGTTAGGAAGCCTACATATGTGATGagtattgtttattgtttattgaaaTGTCTTCAGAGTTaatcattttggtaaaatagaGAGGGTCGGAATTATAAAGACTTCTACATTTAGAAATATATGTAACCAGTGAATGGATTTGAAGGCGATTTGTTGAGATTCCTCATTCTGGTGCACTCAAGagctcaaagtggggtctgtggtGTATACCCAGGGGTCCCTGACACtattgccttaaaaaaaaaaaaaaaaaaaaaaatcacatgactcTGGTGGAGATCACTATAAACTATTATCAAGGTTGTTATGGTTATTATTTAGTTGTCATAGTTCTAAGCATAATTGACCCCATCACCAATTCCAAAAATTAATTGCTCATTACTAATTACTCTATTCCCCTgttagtgtttaaaataaaatgccacagaagggggaaaaacatatctatctatctatctatcttggattttttattacttattacttattatttgtttgcctcgcacctctggggttgggggttcgaatcctgcctccaccctgtgcgTGTGGAGTTTGTAtattctccccgtgctttgggggtttcctccgggtattccggtttcctcccccagtccaaagacatgtgctgtagACTGATTGGTATctttaaattgtctgtagtgtgtgaatgggtgtgtgagtgcccaggcaccctgtccagggtgtccccctccctgtgccccgagtcccctgggacaTGCTCCAGactccccgcgaccctgtgtaggataagcagcacagaaaatggatggatggattattgCTATACatctaatacatttctttttgtaCAAAATCAGAGGTGTGTATAATTAGGGTATATAATCAC contains:
- the rreb1a gene encoding ras-responsive element-binding protein 1 isoform X6; protein product: MSRRKQPNPNKVKLMDSSAEEKKMGEEVSSAIGTMEAEQTEETDHCAESPRKSVVSVADAQIRVEAGKEGADGADLSSITSMMSTVMKAAQLNGGVEVSNKTPTKTSSKSPSASRYTRKSQDVKDDTSSLICPLCDKNCQTQHQLTMHIRQHNSDTGASDHSCSICGKCLSSASSLDRHMLVHSGERPYKCSVCGQTFTTNGNMHRHMKIHDKDPSLSSPTSPPSSGKRKRPSAVISKKKPSHSDDGEQADEPSSKRLLEDGGVDDQTVGKGPEEQLPCPICFKTLSSKYELETHMETHPDTALRCENCCISFRTHRGLLRHNAVIHKQLPTDLSGRPFIQNNPSIPLGFNDLAFIDFSCHKFPHIAQVWCETNLRRCTSKLHRFVCETCDKAFPLNVALDLHKSTHDTSETKEESVSSQLSSTESPISEKSSFMGSLGLQHISQVKPVPSEEDALQAELDSIRVIHVEPSLVQKDSSLLGGISLSLVDPSSLRGLSQHEALKLLSLQPFQTGFLVQPDGGMVVKPVCGETGMELADIQQILKVASAAPNQISLPPLSKAPCSAVQSNCKQMPPLKPKPLVAPRTNMTTSTPPPLLSTQQASLGCISPSLPPPAGQFPKAAKELSPSSSSSSSSCNQAPIEKMQMEADCMGDAHTPMDTDDQQIKQAEDKIREPSGKKGAGRKGSYPCRFCDQVFAYSGVLQAHMRYHLGILPHQCNICDYVAPDKATLIRHLRTHSGERPYVCRVCHYPFTVKANCERHLRKKHMKNTRKEIEKNIKYVTSSTSMSDALEQTGSGDTICRLCGEDLKTYRALQIHMRVHNGFQRKPYECKRCGAAFLAKRNCIHHLLKQHPEIKEQDIEEHIATITVAPSHASPKPPSLNGVPPSASLCPIKMEDLSFYAADQDQPLDFSNKNRGGNNAGNFSASPRIKMESATYDDSMEPIDLSIPKNPDKKMKVNTDAVLQREVKKEQTSLNIMDHTLAPGLQIHRATDEKPQQLGCYQLPTALTTIGATSAAGRALRLKPLLPKPNSAGVKELPPLASIAQIISSVSGAPDLLKRDNPNGCHESVSDTSAEEFLKEGSKRRSNKRQAINTAKEKPAMNSTDPNIDLESSGEFASVEKMLATSNANKFSTYLKTNIMELERKEGEQSCNGDKKEAKDEKQMQTKQTSQPQQSKGKKNAYSNSVQKMTCPFCPRVFPWASSLQRHMLTHTESMSETELTSGEAMELTNSEAEKPAASDAEKPSPAKPTEAAAVKPLLHQGEPEHQDVQESLKTKSTANDDDTNSNKSLDLNFASKLIDFTFSEGEQQRSSPAVDSDSHEQEESKLTCKSCNKSFRYAATLARHEKVHVLESAADATNVNSKVDDAAESCELKKDDVEDEVEKVERNGTAESEGAGSTMDSGSEEDREERSDEEGGATEPKSCEGEAELSGSKTDKRKKICGVCGKRFWSLQDLTRHMRSHTGERPYKCQTCERTFTLKHSLVRHQRIHQKPRGADGEMGRAGEEEGFSGGSASERESTPTSTNPPSENESESMKEKERESASATKRESELNKETSVTEKAETVPATDTPKEPPAEELASDSPTEVEHPAGFLKGLLEIHSKPDIERILPTSEPPLLGVE